Proteins found in one Takifugu rubripes chromosome 15, fTakRub1.2, whole genome shotgun sequence genomic segment:
- the LOC101076291 gene encoding periostin isoform X5 has product MNPLLPVTFVLVALCSLASVDSSAYDKIVSHSRIRARKEGPNVCALQQVMGTKKKYFSTCRNWYKGSICSKKAVVLYECCPGYMKLEGMRGCPAVAPIDHVYGTLGLLHATSTQQYAQMAGMREGLEGKGSFTMFAPSDDAWAQLDPAVRASLESNVNVELKNALHFHMVNRRLLTKDLKNGISISSMYNNLGLYINHYSNGIVTVNCARIVHGNQVATNGVVHVIDRVISAVGSTIQDVLDVDDELSSFSAAALASGTMDKLGRPGQYTLFAPTNEAFNRLSPGHLERMMGNKNVIAALVNFHLLNSAQCSEAIMAGSVFETAEGSTVEIGCDGDSLTVNGIKMVLKKDIVTTNGVIHLIDRVLIPDSAKEGLELIGESQKTFSNMVSEVGLAAAMRPKTEYTILAPVNSAFSNEVMSTDRRLLRTILENHILKLKITLSELYSGQLLETLAGKLLRVFIYRTAVCIENACMLRGSKEGSNSALHVMRSIIKPADKTIYQLLLLDGRFKIFLSLMEVAGLTGLLKQEGSYTIFAPTDEAFDGLTPSDFELLKSDVNALRVILLYHFSNGIFINGGLEGGVTNMLKTLQGNNLHVFSVNNTIQVNSVDVPTSDLMATNGVIHVVKNVLYPPDLPVGREDLLVLLKKLIRFIHIKFVSGYRYVEIPLTFLKKIVETHYIETVPEETKFTRVIDGQSSVKTFTKVIEGEPTITKITRVIETEPTLTRVVVEGEPSITTLTRVIESQPSITQVTRVIEGAGHDAEGRILTGPDFSKITTIHSNPQLIDAESERITKIIKEGGRYSAARKPPPGMRRRRLVKRPRNPKQ; this is encoded by the exons ATGAACCCGCTTCTCCCCGTGACCTTTGTGCTGGTGGCGCTCTGCTCTCTAGCGAGCGTCGATTCTTCAGCGTATGACAAGATCGTCAGCCACAGTCGCATACGGGCCAGGAAAGAAGG GCCCAATGTGTGCGCTCTGCAGCAGGTCATGGGGACCAAAAAGAAGTACTTCAGCACGTGTAGGAACTGGTACAAAGGATCCATCTGCAGCAAGAAGGC cgTGGTCCTGTATGAGTGCTGTCCTGGCTACATGAAGCTGGAAGGCATGAGAGGATGCCCTGCAG TGGCTCCCATTGACCATGTTTATGGCACTCTGGGTCTCCTACACGCCACGTCCACTCAGCAGTATGCTCAGATGGCAGGAATGAGGGAGGGGCTGGAAGGCAAAGGCTCCTTTACCATGTTTGCCCCCAGCGATGACGCCTGGGCTCAACTGGACCCT GCCGTGCGCGCTTCACTGGAGAGCAACGTGAACGTGGAGCTGAAGAACGCTCTTCACTTCCACATGGTGAACCGCCGTCTGCTCACCAAAGACCTGAAGAACGGCATCAGCATCTCGTCCATGTACAATAACCTGGGCCTCTACATCAACCACTACTCAAACGGG ATCGTGACCGTGAACTGTGCCAGGATCGTCCACGGTAACCAGGTGGCCACGAACGGCGTGGTGCACGTAATTGATCGGGTCATCAGCGCCGTGGGCAGCACCATTCAGGACGTGCTGGATGTAGACGACGagctctcctccttcagc gctgcagctctggcgTCCGGTACGATGGACAAACTGGGCAGGCCAGGCCAGTACACTCTGTTTGCTCCCACTAATGAGGCCTTTAACAGGCTGAGCCCGGGACACCTGGAACGCATGATGGGAAACAAGAACGTCATCGCAG CGCTGGTCAACTTCCACCTGTTGAACAGCGCCCAGTGCTCCGAAGCCATCATGGCGGGATCGGTGTTTGAGACCGCCGAGGGCAGCACCGTAGAGATCGGCTGCGACGGCGACAGCCTGACAGTCAACGGCATCAAGATGGTGCTGAAGAAGGACATCGTCACCACCAACGGCGTCATCCACCTGATCGACCGGGTCCTCATCCCTGACTCAG CTAAGGAGGGTCTGGAGCTGATAGGAGAGTCCCAGAAGACCTTCAGCAACATGGTGTCTGAAGTGGGTCTGGCTGCTGCCATGCGTCCAAAGACAGAATACACGATCCTCGCTCCCGTCAACAGCGCCTTCAGCA ATGAAGTGATGTCAACAGACAGGAGGCTCCTCAGGACCATTTTGGAGAACCACATCTTGAAGCTGAAGATTACCCTGAGCGAGCTCTACAGCGGCCAGCTGCTGGAGACGCTGGCAGGCAAACTGCTGCGCGTCTTCATCTACCGCACG GCCGTCTGCATAGAAAACGCCTGCATGTTGCGTGGCAGCAAAGAGGGAAGCAACAGCGCTCTTCACGTCATGAGGTCCATCATCAAACCAGCCGATAAGACCATTTATCAGCTCCTGCTTTTGGACGGCCGGTTCAA GATTTTCCTGTCTCTGATGGAAGTAGCAGGCTTGACTGGTCTGCTGAAGCAGGAAGGTTCCTACACCATCTTCGCACCCACCGACGAGGCCTTCGATGGTCTGACCCCCAGTGACTTTGAGCTACTGAAAA GCGACGTGAACGCCCTGAGGGTCATTCTGCTGTATCACTTCAGCAACGGGATCTTCATCAAtggagggctggagggaggagtTACCAATATGCTCAAGACCCTGCAGGGCAACAACCTCCACGTCTTTTCT GTCAACAACACTATCCAGGTCAACTCTGTGGACGTGCCGACCAGTGACTTGATGGCAACTAACGGTGTGATCCATGTGGTGAAGAATGTTCTTTATCCCCCAG ACCTGCCCGTGGGCCGGGAGgacctcctggtcctgctgaagaAGCTGATCAGATTCATTCATATCAAG TTTGTCTCTGGATATCGGTACGTTGAGATCCCGCTCACCTTCCTCA AGAAGATTGTTGAGACACATTACATCGAAACAG TTCCCGAAGAGACAAAGTTCACCAGAGTCATTGACGGTCAATCCTCAGTCAAGACCTTCACCAAGGTGATTGAAGGAGAGCCGACCATCACCAAGATCACCAGAGTCATCGAGACGGAGCCGACACTCACAAGAGTGGTCGTGGAAGGGGAGCCTTCAATCACCACACTGACCAGGGTGATCGAGAGTCAACCGTCTATTACCCAGGTCACACGAGTCATTGAAG GTGCTGGTCACGATGCAGAGGGAAGGATACTTACAG GCCCAGACTTCTCCAAGATCACCACCATCCACAGCAACCCACAGCTGATCGACGCCGAATCGGAGAGAATTACCAAAATCATTAAAG AGGGAGGTCGATACTCCGCTGCCAGGAAGCCTCCAC CtggaatgaggaggagaaggttggTCAAGCGTCCTCGTAACCCAAAGCAATGA